In the Wyeomyia smithii strain HCP4-BCI-WySm-NY-G18 chromosome 2, ASM2978416v1, whole genome shotgun sequence genome, one interval contains:
- the LOC129724542 gene encoding retinol dehydrogenase 12-like, with protein MAHKTDDTFMVVSICLAAGIVSFAVVYFVRKYFQGGQFKNKDIRLDAKVVIITGANSGIGKETALECAKRGARVYMGCRDVNRMEKARQEILDKSGSQNVFGLELDLASLESIRKFVRTFLTMERRLHVLINNAGVMACPKGYTKEGFELHFGTNHLGHFYLTNLLLDLLKKTAPSRVVTVSSVAHRLGRINRDDINSERDYREWDAYMQSKLCNVLFSRHLARKLRGTGVNTYCLSPGTINSELTRNLSRCMKIAAKPILWVFFKSSKSGAQTSLFCAMEPSIAGHTGKYYTDCRLKDLDPHAKDDAMGEWLWKISEKMTGLNHR; from the exons AAAGTACTTCCAAGGTGGTCAGTTCAAGAACAAAGACATACGATTGGATGCCAAGGTTGTCATAATTACCGGTGCAAACTCCGGGATCGGAAAAGAAACTGCCCTC GAATGCGCCAAACGGGGAGCCCGAGTGTACATGGGCTGTCGAGATGTGAACCGAATGGAGAAGGCCCGCCAGGAAATTCTCGACAAATCGGGCAGTCAGAATGTTTTCGGTCTCGAGCTGGACCTTGCATCGCTCGAATCTATCCGGAAGTTTGTTCGAAC ATTCTTGACCATGGAGCGAAGGTTGCACGTGTTGATTAACAACGCCGGAGTGATGGCATGTCCCAAGGGTTACACCAAGGAAGGGTTCGAGCTTCACTTTGGTACGAACCACTTGGGACATTTCTACCTGACTAACTTGCTGCTAGATCTGTTGAAAAAGACAGCTCCCAGCAGAGTTGTGACAGTGTCCAGCGTTGCGCATCGGCTGGGGCGCATCAACAGGGATGACATTAACAGTGAAAGAGATTACCGAGAGTGGGATGCGTACATGCAGAGTAAGCTGTGCAATGTTCTTTTCTCGAGGCATCTGGCCCGCAAGTTACGGGGAACTGGCGTCAATACGTACTGTTTGAGTCCGGGAACAATCAACTCCGAACTGACGAGGAATCTTAGTCGGTGCATGAA AATTGCAGCAAAACCGATACTGTGGGTTTTCTTCAAATCGTCGAAATCGGGTGCGCAGACGTCACTGTTCTGCGCCATGGAACCCTCGATCGCGGGACACACGGGGAAGTACTACACCGACTGTAGACTCAAAGATCTAGATCCACACGCGAAGGATGACGCGATGGGCGAGTGGCTTTGGAAGATTAGTGAAAAAATGACCGGACTGAATCATCGATAA